A region from the Sulfurivermis fontis genome encodes:
- a CDS encoding B12-binding domain-containing radical SAM protein, whose translation MTDIVLATLNAKYQHASLGLRYLLANMGELRPQTRLMEFVWDQRSTEIAERLLTERPRIIGLGVYIWNARETLQLVQVLKAVAPEVIIVLGGPEVSYEQEEQAVVTAADYVIAGQGDLAFAALCQQLLHGERPAQKIIHVTPPPLEQINLPYDEYTDTDIAQRLVYVEASRGCPFKCEFCLSALDKTAWPFELERFLAALARLHARGVRHFKFVDRTFNLNVKASRRILQFFLDRLSDDLFLHFEVIPDHLPEGLKELLVRFPPGTLQLEVGVQSFNPAVQQRISRKQDNAATEANLRWLRAHSHAHLHADLIIGLPGEDLASFATGFNRLWALRPHEIQVGTLKRLRGAPIARHTDEFAMRYDPQPPYTLLANRDLDFSTMQSLTRFARYWDLVANSGRFGHALPLLLGDDAFGRFLQFADWLYAATGQTHKIALPRLFQLLHQALVEVFAVPEQDSLTALARDCAAFGAKGCPEFLHGHLQQVQQAARRNAPVRQARHLQN comes from the coding sequence ATGACCGACATCGTTCTCGCCACCCTCAACGCCAAATACCAGCATGCCTCCCTCGGCCTGCGCTATCTGCTCGCCAACATGGGCGAGCTGCGCCCGCAGACCCGGCTGATGGAATTCGTGTGGGATCAGCGCAGCACGGAGATCGCCGAGCGCCTGCTGACGGAACGGCCGCGCATCATCGGCCTGGGCGTCTACATCTGGAACGCGCGTGAAACCCTGCAACTGGTCCAGGTATTGAAGGCGGTGGCGCCGGAGGTAATCATCGTGCTCGGCGGCCCGGAGGTGAGCTACGAACAGGAAGAGCAGGCCGTCGTGACGGCGGCCGACTACGTCATCGCCGGCCAGGGCGACCTGGCCTTCGCCGCCCTGTGCCAGCAGTTGCTGCACGGCGAACGGCCCGCACAGAAGATCATCCACGTCACGCCGCCGCCGCTGGAGCAGATCAATCTGCCCTACGATGAGTACACGGATACCGACATCGCCCAGCGCCTGGTGTACGTAGAGGCCTCGCGCGGCTGCCCGTTCAAGTGCGAGTTCTGTCTCTCGGCCCTGGACAAGACAGCCTGGCCGTTTGAGCTGGAGCGCTTTCTTGCCGCGCTGGCGCGGCTGCACGCACGCGGCGTGCGCCATTTCAAATTCGTCGACCGCACCTTCAATCTCAACGTCAAGGCCAGCCGCCGCATCCTGCAATTCTTTCTCGACCGCCTGAGCGACGATCTGTTCCTGCACTTCGAGGTAATCCCCGATCACCTGCCCGAGGGCCTGAAGGAACTACTGGTGCGGTTCCCGCCGGGCACGCTGCAACTGGAGGTGGGTGTGCAGAGTTTCAATCCGGCGGTGCAGCAGCGCATCAGCCGCAAACAGGACAACGCGGCGACGGAGGCGAACCTGCGCTGGCTGCGCGCCCACAGCCACGCCCACCTGCACGCCGACCTCATCATCGGCCTGCCCGGCGAGGATCTCGCCAGCTTCGCCACCGGCTTCAACCGGCTGTGGGCGCTGCGGCCGCACGAGATCCAGGTGGGTACCCTGAAGCGCCTGCGCGGTGCGCCCATCGCGCGCCACACCGACGAGTTCGCCATGCGCTACGATCCGCAGCCGCCCTATACCCTGCTGGCCAACCGCGACCTCGACTTCTCCACCATGCAAAGCCTGACGCGCTTCGCCCGCTACTGGGACCTAGTGGCCAACTCCGGCCGCTTCGGTCACGCCCTGCCCCTGCTGCTCGGTGACGATGCCTTCGGCCGTTTCCTCCAGTTCGCCGACTGGCTCTATGCGGCCACCGGCCAGACCCACAAGATCGCCCTGCCGCGTCTGTTCCAGTTGCTGCATCAAGCCCTGGTCGAGGTATTTGCAGTGCCGGAACAGGACAGCCTGACGGCCCTGGCGCGCGAC